One Scleropages formosus chromosome 8, fSclFor1.1, whole genome shotgun sequence DNA window includes the following coding sequences:
- the LOC108918125 gene encoding neuroblast differentiation-associated protein AHNAK isoform X1, with translation MSNIMNGHMRRRTFSDSLILDETEKGGVVISGIKDDTFADLAGLRKGDEIVGATIRFDNLKKDDVENLLKLIEPFDTKMTVLKKQDMRANLNLSSGNRAPEDLLQNSYNRLFNGKVRKFLKQDSSSSVRSGTPDAEVSGINGPLADPNVKLDMEGQSWSSNVSAPSLRANLSSLNPENHKGEIDVGVQKPDLNLSAPKLERDINTPDLDMNLPKAKVTGPDLDIDGPSGNFKSPNFKMPKFGISGPKGKRPEIDADFKKPNLNLSAPRLEGDINTPDLDMNLPKAKVTGPDLDIDGPSGNFKSPNFKMPKFGISGPKGKKPEIDASVKKPDLNLSAPKLEGDINTPDLDMNLPTAKLTGPDLDVKTPDLDIDGPSGKFKTPTLNMPKFGISGPKGKRPEIDADFKKPNLNLSAPRLEGDINTPDLDMNLPKAKLTGPDLDIDGPSGKFKKPTFKMPKFGISGPKGKKPEIDADFKKPNLNLSAPKLEGDINTPDLDMNLPKAKLTGPDLGVKTPDLDIDGPSGKFKKPTFKMPKFGISGPKGKKPEIDANFKKPNLNLSAPRLEGDINTPDLDMNLPKAKLTGPDLGVKTPNLDIDGPSGKFKTPTLNMPKFGISGPKGKRPEIDADFKKPNLNLSAPRLEGDINTPDLDMNLPKAKLTGPDLGVKTPNLDIDGPSGKFKTPTFKMPKFGISGPKGRKPEIDANFKKPNLNLSAPKFEGDINTPDLDMNLPTAKLTGPDLDVNTPDLDIDGPSGKFKTPTLNMPKFGISGPKGKKPEIDADFKKPNLNLSAPRLEGDINTPDLDMNLPEAKLTGPDLDIDGPSGKFKTPTLNMPKFGISGPKGKKPEIDANFKKPNLNLSAPKFEGDINTPDLDMNLPTAKLTGPDLDVKTPDLDIDGPSGKFKTPTLNMPKFGISGPKGKKPEIDADFKKPNLNLSAPRLEGDINTPDLDMNLPEAKLTGPDLDIDGPSGKFKTPTLNMPKFGISGPKGKRPEIDADFKKPNLNLSAPRLEGDINTPDLDMNLPKAKLTGPDLGVKTPNLDIDGPSGKFKTPTFKMPKFGISGPKGKKPEIDADFKKPNLNLSAPRLEGDINTPDLDMNLPKAKLTGPDLDVNTPDLDIDGPSGKFKKPTFKMPKFGISGPKGKKPEIDADFKKPNLNLSAPRLEGDINTPDLDMNLPKAKMTGPDLDIDGPSGKFKTPTLNMPKFGISGPKGKKPEIDADFKKPNLNLSAPRLEGDINTPDLDMNLPKAKLTGPDLDIDGPSGKFKKPTFKMPKFGISGPKGKKPEIDADFKKPNLNLSAPRLEGDINTPDLDMNLPKAKMTGPDLDIDGPSGKFKTPTLNMPKFGISGPKGKKPEIDADFKKPNLNLSAPRLEGDINTPDLDMNLPEAKLTGPDLDIDGPSGKFKTPTLNMPKFGISGPKGKKPEIDANFKKPNLNLSAPKFEGDINTPDLDMNLPTAKLTGPDLDVKTPDLDIDGPSGKFKTPTLNMPKFGISGPKGKKPEIDADFKKPNLNLSAPRLEGDINTPDLDMNLPKTKLTGPDLDIDGPSGKFKTPTLNMPKFGISGPKVKDPEFDVSVKKPDLNRSAPKLEGEVNTPDLNVNLPKANLAGPDLELDTPGLDAPSRKFKIPSLKMSNLGFSGPKTKERHIDGDFKKPTLNLSVPKIKGDINTPDLDMNLPKAQLTSPDLHVKSSDLDIDGPSGNLKMPNLNLPNTKASGSGLDVEAPDFDTDIPSSKLKMSNFKMPKLSLSSPKTKTPLDLDIDTDLKTHNLDIPIPKTEAGVDSEIKLPKPDIEGPKLNMKSPTGTKSGELKMPTLSMSPITATGPSFNTDVGLRTPHVTNTKIKGGLNTPQIDANLPTAGISSPELDLHVPEIDIDSPKFKNPHFKMPKFGLSGSNIEGPESDLNGRFDMPDLSISAPRVESKIHTADLNADVPRSDLKSQDLHLKSPNLDSDAPSGTLKVPTSKFSSSGPKLKRSDIDKNADITVDQGLSTLKTKENNPGIQFKSDRVQVPILETNVSPSKSKIKWPKDTEIDTENTDISPEHSKKMLPEAVIDDEVEVPVFKTHRLLAASKLHGNPESLDLQKGNTYTASPDAKIPKTKLPSGTVSLPKINSLSRRGYEPDFQHLKGGKQTSSSPIDVAERLQMFKDSQSVKSSSHNTDSGLKGETTVPGVSTGSSSKINRGTFKVVKSDDS, from the exons ATGTCTAACATCATG AATGGTCACATGCGTCGCAGGACGTTTTCTGACAGCCTCATTCTAGACGAGACAGAGAAAGGAGGAGTGGTCATCTCTGGCATCAAAGATGACACCTTTGCTGACCTTGCTGGGCTTAGAAAGG GTGATGAAATCGTTGGAGCTACCATTCGTTTTGACAACCTTAAGAAAGATGATGTGGAAAACTTGCTGAAACTCATAGAGCCTTTTGACACTAAAATGACAGTTCTGAAGAAGCAGGATATGAGGGCCAACCTGAATCTAAGTTCAGGAAACAGAGCTCCAGAAGAT ctGCTGCAGAATTCATACAACAGACTCTTCAATGGCAAGGTCAGGAAGTTTCTGAAGCAGGATTCATCTTCATCTGTTCGTTCTGGAACACCAGATGCTGAAGTCAGTGGTATAAATGGACCGCTTGCAGACCCAAATGTCAAACTGGACATGGAAGGACAAAGCTGGAGCAGTAACGTGTCTGCTCCAAGTCTAAGGGCAAATCTATCCAGTTTGAATCCAGAAAACCATAAAGGAGAAATTGATGTTGGTGTTCAAAAGCCTGATCTGAATCTTTCTGCCCCCAAACTTGAGAGAGACATCAACACTCCAGATTTGGACATGAACTTACCCAAAGCCAAAGTGACTGGTCCCGATCTTGATATTGATGGTCCTTCAGGAAACTTTAAATCGCCAAACTTCAAGATGCCCAAATTTGGGATTTCAGGACCAAAAGGAAAAAGACCTGAAATTGATGCAGATTTTAAGAAGCCAAATCTAAATCTTTCGGCCCCCAGACTTGAGGGAGACATCAACACTCCAGATTTGGACATGAACTTACCCAAAGCCAAAGTGACTGGTCCCGATCTTGATATTGATGGTCCTTCAGGAAACTTTAAATCGCCAAACTTCAAGATGCCCAAATTTGGGATTTCAggaccaaaaggaaaaaaacccgAAATTGATGCCAGTGTTAAAAAGCCAGATCTGAATCTTTCGGCCCCCAAACTTGAGGGGGACATCAACACTCCAGATTTGGACATGAACTTACCCACAGCTAAGCTGACTGGTCCTGATCTAGATGTAAAAACTCCAGATCTTGATATTGATGGTCCTTCAGGAAAGTTTAAAACGCCAACCTTGAACATGCCCAAATTTGGGATTTCAGGACCAAAAGGAAAAAGACCTGAAATTGATGCAGATTTTAAGAAGCCAAATCTAAATCTTTCGGCCCCCAGACTTGAGGGAGACATCAACACTCCAGATTTGGACATGAACTTACCCAAAGCCAAACTGACTGGTCCCGATCTTGATATTGATG GTCCTTCAGGAAAGTTTAAAAAGCCAACCTTCAAGATGCCCAAATTTGGGATTTCAggaccaaaaggaaaaaaacccgAAATTGATGCAGATTTTAAGAAGCCAAATCTAAATCTTTCGGCCCCCAAACTTGAGGGAGACATCAACACTCCAGATTTGGACATGAACTTACCCAAGGCTAAGCTGACTGGTCCTGATCTAGGTGTAAAAACTCCGGATCTTGATATTGATGGTCCTTCGGGAAAGTTTAAAAAGCCAACCTTCAAGATGCCCAAATTTGGGATTTCAggaccaaaaggaaaaaaacccgAAATTGATGCAAATTTTAAGAAGCCAAATCTGAATCTTTCGGCCCCCAGACTTGAGGGAGACATCAACACTCCAGATTTGGACATGAACTTACCCAAGGCTAAGCTGACTGGTCCTGATCTAGGTGTAAAAACTCCAAATCTTGATATTGATGGTCCTTCAGGAAAGTTTAAAACGCCAACCTTGAACATGCCCAAATTTGGGATTTCAGGACCAAAAGGAAAAAGACCTGAAATTGATGCAGATTTTAAGAAGCCAAATCTAAATCTTTCAGCCCCCAGACTTGAGGGAGACATCAACACTCCAGATTTGGACATGAACTTACCCAAGGCTAAGCTGACTGGTCCTGATCTAGGTGTAAAAACTCCAAATCTTGATATTGATGGTCCTTCAGGAAAGTTTAAAACGCCAACCTTCAAGATGCCCAAATTTGGGATTTCAGGACCAAAAGGAAGAAAACCCGAAATTGATGCAAATTTTAAGAAGCCAAATCTGAATCTTTCAGCCCCTAAATTTGAAGGAGACATCAACACTCCAGATTTGGATATGAACTTACCCACAGCTAAGCTGACTGGTCCTGATCTAGATGTAAATACACCAGATCTTGATATTGATGGTCCTTCAGGAAAGTTTAAAACGCCAACCTTGAACATGCCCAAATTTGGGATTTCAggaccaaaaggaaaaaaacccgAAATTGATGCAGATTTTAAGAAGCCAAATCTAAATCTTTCGGCCCCCAGACTTGAGGGAGACATCAACACTCCAGATTTGGACATGAACTTACCCGAAGCCAAACTGACTGGTCCCGATCTTGATATTGATGGTCCTTCAGGAAAGTTTAAAACGCCAACCTTGAACATGCCCAAATTTGGGATTTCAggaccaaaaggaaaaaaacccgAAATTGATGCAAATTTTAAGAAGCCAAATCTGAATCTTTCAGCCCCTAAATTTGAAGGAGACATCAACACTCCAGATTTGGATATGAACTTACCCACAGCTAAGCTGACTGGTCCTGATCTAGATGTAAAAACTCCAGATCTTGATATTGATGGTCCTTCAGGAAAGTTTAAAACGCCAACCTTGAACATGCCCAAATTTGGGATTTCAggaccaaaaggaaaaaaacccgAAATTGATGCAGATTTTAAGAAGCCAAATCTAAATCTTTCGGCCCCCAGACTTGAGGGAGACATCAACACTCCAGATTTGGACATGAACTTACCCGAAGCCAAACTGACTGGTCCCGATCTTGATATTGATGGTCCTTCAGGAAAGTTTAAAACGCCAACCTTGAACATGCCCAAATTTGGGATTTCAGGACCAAAAGGAAAAAGACCTGAAATTGATGCAGATTTTAAGAAGCCAAATCTGAATCTTTCAGCCCCCAGACTTGAGGGAGACATCAACACTCCAGATTTGGACATGAATTTACCCAAGGCTAAGCTGACTGGTCCTGATCTAGGTGTAAAAACTCCAAATCTTGATATTGATGGTCCTTCAGGAAAGTTTAAAACGCCAACCTTCAAGATGCCCAAATTTGGGATTTCAggaccaaaaggaaaaaaacccgAAATTGATGCAGATTTTAAGAAGCCAAATCTGAATCTTTCAGCCCCCAGACTTGAGGGAGACATCAACACTCCAGATTTGGACATGAACTTACCCAAAGCCAAACTGACTGGTCCTGATCTAGATGTAAATACACCAGATCTTGATATTGATGGTCCTTCAGGAAAGTTTAAAAAGCCAACCTTCAAGATGCCCAAATTTGGGATTTCAggaccaaaaggaaaaaaacccgAAATTGATGCAGATTTTAAGAAGCCAAATCTAAATCTTTCAGCCCCCAGACTTGAGGGAGACATCAACACTCCAGATTTGGACATGAACTTACCCAAAGCTAAGATGACTGGTCCCGATCTTGATATTGATGGTCCTTCAGGAAAGTTTAAAACGCCAACCTTGAACATGCCCAAATTTGGGATTTCAggaccaaaaggaaaaaaacccgAAATTGATGCAGATTTTAAGAAGCCAAATCTAAATCTTTCAGCCCCCAGACTTGAGGGAGACATCAACACTCCAGATTTGGACATGAACTTACCCAAAGCCAAACTGACTGGTCCCGATCTTGATATTGATGGTCCTTCAGGAAAGTTTAAAAAGCCAACCTTCAAGATGCCCAAATTTGGGATTTCAggaccaaaaggaaaaaaacctgaaattgATGCAGATTTTAAGAAGCCAAATCTGAATCTTTCAGCCCCCAGACTTGAGGGAGACATCAACACTCCAGATTTGGACATGAACTTACCCAAAGCTAAGATGACTGGTCCCGATCTTGATATTGATGGTCCTTCAGGAAAGTTTAAAACGCCAACCTTGAACATGCCCAAATTTGGGATTTCAggaccaaaaggaaaaaaacccgAAATTGATGCAGATTTTAAGAAGCCAAATCTAAATCTTTCGGCCCCCAGACTTGAGGGAGACATCAACACTCCAGATTTGGACATGAACTTACCCGAAGCCAAACTGACTGGTCCCGATCTTGATATTGATGGTCCTTCAGGAAAGTTTAAAACGCCAACCTTGAACATGCCCAAATTTGGGATTTCAggaccaaaaggaaaaaaacccgAAATTGATGCAAATTTTAAGAAGCCAAATCTGAATCTTTCAGCCCCTAAATTTGAAGGAGACATCAACACTCCAGATTTGGATATGAACTTACCCACAGCTAAGCTGACTGGTCCTGATCTAGATGTAAAAACTCCAGATCTTGATATTGATGGTCCTTCAGGAAAGTTTAAAACGCCAACCTTGAACATGCCCAAATTTGGGATTTCAggaccaaaaggaaaaaaacccgAAATTGATGCAGATTTTAAGAAGCCAAATCTAAATCTTTCGGCCCCCAGACTTGAGGGAGACATCAACACTCCAGATTTGGACATGAACTTACCCAAAACCAAACTGACTGGTCCCGATCTTGATATTGATGGTCCTTCAGGAAAGTTTAAAACGCCAACCTTGAACATGCCCAAATTTGGGATTTCAGGACCAAAAGTGAAAGACCCAGAATTTGACGTCAGTGTTAAAAAACCAGATCTGAATCGTTCTGCCCCCAAACTTGAGGGAGAGGTGAACACTCCTGATCTTAATGTCAATTTACCAAAAGCTAACCTAGCTGGTCCTGACCTAGAACTAGATACTCCAGGTCTTGATGCTCCTTCAAGGAAATTCAAAATACCCTCTTTGAAGATGTCTAATTTGGGATTTTCTGGGCCAAAAACAAAAGAACGACATATTGATGGAGATTTTAAGAAACCAACTCTGAACCTCTCTGTCCCCAAAATCAAGGGTGACATTAACACTCCAGATTTGGATATGAACTTACCCAAAGCTCAGCTGACAAGTCCTGATCTACATGTAAAATCTTCAGACCTTGATATTGATGGTCCTTCAGGAAACCTCAAAATGCCAAACTTAAATTTACCTAACACTAAAGCATCTGGCTCTGGCCTAGATGTAGAAGCTCCAGATTTTGACACTGATATTCCttcaagtaaattaaaaatgtcaaacttcAAGATGCCCAAACTCAGCTTATCAagtccaaaaacaaaaactcccctTGACCTTGATATTGACACAGATCTAAAGACACACAATTTAGATATCCCAATCCCCAAGACTGAAGCAGGTGTAGATTCTGAAATAAAACTACCAAAGCCTGACATTGAAGGCCCCAAACTTAACATGAAATCCCCAACTGGGACAAAATCAGGAGAGTTAAAAATGCCTACACTTAGCATGTCTCCTATAACAGCAACAGGTCCAAGCTTTAACACAGATGTTGGTTTAAGGACACCACACGTTACAAACACCAAGATAAAAGGAGGTCTCAATACACCACAAATAGATGCAAATTTACCCACAGCTGGAATTTCAAGCCCAGAACTAGATCTCCATGTTCCAGAAATAGACATTGATTCTCCAAAATTCAAAAACCCTCATTTTAAGATGCCCAAGTTTGGTTTGTCTGGGTCAAATATAGAAGGACCAGAATCTGATCTGAATGGGAGATTTGACATGCCTGACTTAAGTATCTCTGCCCCTAGAGTTGAAAGCAAAATACATACTGCAGACTTGAATGCGGATGTACCTAGATCTGACCTAAAAAGTCAAGATCTTCATCTAAAGTCTCCAAATCTTGACAGTGATGCTCCATCTGGTACACTTAAAGTACCAACATCCAAATTCAGTTCCTCAGGACCAAAACTGAAAAGATCAGATATAGACAAAAATGCTGATATTACTGTGGATCAAGGGCTCTCAACTCTcaagacaaaggaaaacaacCCAGGGATACAATTTAAAAGTGACAGAGTACAGGTCCCAATACTTGAGACTAATGTAAGTCCTTCAAAGAGCAAAATTAAATGGCCAAAAGATACTGAGATAGATACTGAAAACACAGACATCAGCCCAGAGCATAGCAAGAAAATGCTACCTGAAGCAGTAATTGATGATGAAGTGGAGGTGCCAGTTTTTAAAACTCACAGACTACTTGCTGCTAGTAAACTCCACGGAAATCCTGAAAGCCTTGACCTCCAAAAAGGCAACACTTATACTGCTTCTCCAGATGCAAAGATTCCTAAAACTAAGCTTCCCAGTGGCACTGTCTCTTTGCCCAAGATCAATTCTCTATCTAGAAGAGGCTATGAACCTGATTTCCAACACCTGAAAGGGGGTAAACAGACATCGTCATCACCTATAGATGTTGCAGAAAGGTTACAAATGTTTAAAGACTCTCAATCAGTGAAATCTTCATCTCACAATACTGATTCAGGTTTAAAGGGAGAAACAACTGTCCCAGGAGTCAGTACTGGCAGTTCCTCTAAAATCAACAGGGGAACCTTCAAAGTAGTAAAATCTGATGATAGCTAA